The following coding sequences lie in one Chryseobacterium shigense genomic window:
- a CDS encoding polysaccharide deacetylase family protein, whose translation MGSIIADENRQLMTFDEIRSLNPEFVEIALHSHSHRNYSQISLQEAADDIHQNIRTLEEKAIPFTKVLAYPYGKFPKKGARKKEFFSILEKAGIISAVRIGNNVDYYPWKNKFEIKRIDIKGGDSFAVFKWKLKFGKTRL comes from the coding sequence ATGACATTTGATGAAATCAGATCTCTTAATCCTGAATTTGTTGAAATTGCATTGCACAGCCATTCCCACAGGAATTACTCACAAATTTCATTACAGGAAGCAGCGGATGACATTCATCAGAATATCCGTACTCTGGAAGAAAAAGCAATTCCTTTTACAAAAGTTCTCGCCTATCCTTATGGCAAGTTTCCTAAAAAAGGAGCACGGAAGAAGGAGTTTTTTTCCATACTTGAAAAAGCGGGAATTATTTCCGCAGTACGCATTGGCAATAATGTCGATTATTATCCTTGGAAAAATAAATTCGAGATCAAAAGAATTGACATTAAAGGAGGTGATAGTTTTGCCGTTTTTAAATGGAAATTGAAATTCGGAAAGACCAGACTTTAA